The genomic region GTTTTTGCCGCATTCACGCCCGAAAACGACCAGTTCGAGGAGTGAATTGCCTCCCAGCCGGTTCGCCCCGTGCGTTCTGTGGTTGGCGCATTCCCCGACGGCGAAAAGCCCCTCCACCGAGCTCATGCAGCGTTCGTCGACGTCGATCCCCCCCATACTGTAGTGGGCCGCAGGCTTGATCGGGATCAACTCGTTCACAGGATCGATCCCTTCGTAGATTTTCGCCAGTTTGCGTTCCTGGGGAAGTTCGCGGTCGATAAACGCCTCTCCCAGATGACGGATGTCAAGGTATACCGCACCGCTTTCGGCGACCTCGTCGTGGATGGCGCGGGCGACGACGTCACGGGGTGCGAGTTCGTCGGTAAAGCGGTCCCCCTGCGCGTCCACGAGATAGCCTCCCGCCCCGCGCGCGCTTTCGCTGATGAGGATCGAAGAGTTTTTCAGCGCGGTGGGATGGAACTGGATGAACTCCATGTCCGCCAGCCTCGCCCCCGCACGTACCGCCGCGGCCAGCCCGTCTCCCGTCGCCTGGACGGCGTTGGTCGAATGCTTGCCGTAGATCGCGCCGTAGCCGCCCGTCGCAAGGATGACCGCATCGGCCCGGATCTCTTCGACGTCGCCGCTGTCAATATCCAGGAACGTCGCCCCCAGCGCACGGTTCGTTTCGGGATCAACGATCAGGTTGAGCAAAAACCGGCCGTTTTGAAATTCCACGCCCGCTTCCACACACCGGTCAAACAGCGTGTGCAACAGTTTCAACCCTGTGTAGTCCTGCGCGTAGCATGCGCGCGGCGCGCTCGCCCCGCCGAGTCGACGCCGCGCGATCTCGCCCTCTTCGTCACGGCTGAAAGGGAGTCCCAGGGCATTGCACCAGCGCACCGCATCGGGAGCTTTTTCACATAGGAGCGCAATCCGCCCTTCGTCCCCCAGCCCCGCCGAGGAGCGGAGCGTATCGTCGATGTGGGCCGCGACGCTGTCCCCGTCCGCGAGCACCGCGTTCATCCCCCCCTGTGCCATCGAGGTCTGGGAGCGGGTCGGCAGGGTTTTGGACGCAACCACCACCTCCGATCCCGCTTCGCGGGCGGACAAAGCGCTTACAAGCCCCGCACCGCCGCTACCGATAATCAATATTTTGGCCATTCCACCCCTTTTTCCGATAATCTCGACGATTGTACCCCATCGCGCGTTAGGGACGACTCAAAAAGATCGACTAGTTTTTTAGGGTAAAATAACCTATGCAAACAGTGTTCTCGATCCTCGGTATCTATCTTTTCATCGGCGTCGGTTTCGGTGCGAAATGGGCATTCAAGGAAAAAATCGACGACCGGACCATTACGCTTATCAGCGTCTATTTTCTCCAAATCTTCCTGACGTTCTGGGGGTTGCTCAAACGCCCCATCGATACCGGACTCCTCTTCGCCCCGACGCTTTATCTGGGCATCACCCTGCTGTCGCTGCTGCTGATGATTCCACTCGCCCGGATGCTCTTTAGCGATACCAAAGAGCGCTCGATCGCCACCGTCGCCGCCCTCATCGGCAACACGGGAAATCTCGGCGTCCCGCTGGGGATCGCCCTGTTCGGGGAAGAGAGTGTCCCCTACACGACGCTCATCAACCTCGTCAACGTTTTCGTCGTCTACACAATCGGCGTCTTTTACTATTCGCGCGGCGAATTCAGCGTCAGGGATTCGCTCCTCAACATTCTCAAACTCCCGGTGCTGTGGGCGGCCTCTTTGGCCATCGTTCTCAACCTCGTCGGATACGTTCCGAGCCCCGCCGTCGACAAAACCCTCATGATGGGAGCCTATGCCTCAATGACGATGCAGCTCGTGCTGTTCGGGATTTACCTCTACGGAATCAAACTCGCCGAGATCAACCTGCGCCTGAGCGCATGGGTAGGAAGCACCAAATTTCTGCTGATACCGCTCCTGACGTTTGGCGTCTTACAGTACGTCGATATGGAACCGATGGTCAAGGGGGTTTTGTTTCTGGAACTGCTCGTCCCGCTTGCCGTGGCGAACGTCAACCTCGCATCGCTGTACAACTGTGCTCCCCGCACCGTCACGGCACAGGTGTTTCTGACGTCCGCCGCGTTTTTGGGGATCGCGCTGGCATTGCCCGCTATTTTAAAAACGTTCTGATGTTCTCGGCCGTCGCGGCGATGAGACGTTCGCGTGCTTCGCGCGAGGTCCAGGCGATATGGGGGGTAATATAGAGCCGCTCGGGATGTTTGACGCTTAGAAGCGGATGGGGCGTTTTCATCGGCTCCTGAGCCAAAACGTCCAGCCCGACGAAAATAGGCTTGACGTCGATAATGACCGACAGGGCCTCTTCGTCGACGATTCCGCCCCGTCCGAGATTCAGCAGCACCGCCCCGTCTTTCATCTGGAGCAGTTCGGAGTGGGAGATGAGGTTCTGCGTCTGAGGGTTCAAAGGGGCGTGAATCGAAATGACGTCGCACCCCTCGATCAGGCGCGAAAGGGTCGTTTGCTCGTATTCGGGGTTGTCGTTCTTCCCGGAAGTGGAGTAATAACAGACGTTAGTGCCGAACGCTCTTGCGATAGCGGCAACGCTCCGCCCGATCTCACCCAGCCCGATGATCCCCCATTTTTTTCCGCGCAGTTCGCTGAAAGAGGGACCGATATGGGCAAACACCGCTTCACGCTGCCAGTCGCCGCGCTTGACGTATTCGTCGTAATATCGGCTCTGTCCCATCAGGTAAAAAAGCATCGAAAAGGTGTGCTGCACCACCGCATCGGTCGAATACCCCGCGACATTTTTGACGGCGATCCCCCGGCGTGCGGCAGCCTCGTGGTCGATATTGTTCGTCCCCGTCGCCGCGACGCAGATGAGCTTGAGTGCGGGTGCGGCTTCCATCACGGCATCGTTGATCACCACCTTGTTGGTCACGATCACTTCGGCGTCGCGGACCCGCTCGGCGGTCTCTTCGGGAGTCGTCGTCGCGTAGACGGTGACGTCGCCGAGCGTGTTAAAAACTTCTAACGGCGTATCACGGTACGTTAGTGCATCGAGTACTGCAATCTTCATCCGCTTACGCGTCCTTGATTTTCTTGATCAGTTTTTTAGCTTTTTTGAGCGCTTTGGAGGCTTTGTCCAAAACGAGCAATACTGCCATGCGGCGCCCGGCGTGCGCTTCGGGTTTGCCGAAGACACGGACAAACGTTTTTTCGTCGAAGAGTTCGTCGGCGACGTCGATGACCGGCTTATCCGATTCAGCTTCGGATTTGAACGCCGCGCTCGCCCCCTCGCCGTAGAAGGTAAATCCGAGAGGAAGCCCCAGTACCGCGCGCACGTGCAGCGCGAATTCGCTCTGGCTCTGGGTGATGAGGGTGACCATTCCCGTATCGTGCGGGCGGGGGCTTACTTCGCTGAAATAGACCTCATCGCCTTTCACGAACAGTTCCACGCCGAAAAGCCCTTTGCCCCCCAGTCCGTCGGTAATCGCCTTGGCGATCTTCTGGGAGCGTTTGAGCGCTTTTTTCGACATCTCCATCGGCTGCCAGCTGAAAACGTAATCGCCCCCTTTCTGGATATGGCCGATTGGCTCGCAGAACACCGTCTCGTTGCCGTTGCGGGCCGTGAGGAGGGTGATCTCGTAATCGAAACGGATAAACTCCTCGACGATCAGTTCGCTCGCGTCGCCGCGCGCTTCCTTGGCGATTTCCCACGACGCGATGAGGTCGTCACGCGTTTTCGCAATGCTCTGTCCGTGCCCCGAAGAGCTCATGACCGGCTTGATGACGCAGGGAAAGCCGACGTCTTCGGCCGCTTCGCACAGCGCTTCGTACGTACTCACGAAATGATAACGGCTTGTTTTGAGTCCCAAATCCTCGGCGGCGAATTTACGGATGTTTTTGCGGTTCATCGTTTTGTTGACCGCTTCGGCATTGGGGATGACGCAGAACCCCTCCTTTTCCGCTTCGAACAACGCTTCGATGCTGATCGCCTCGATCTCGGGGAGAATGTAATCGGGTTTTTCCTTGCGGATCAGTTTGAGCACCGCTTCCTTGTCTTGCATGTTGATCACGTGCGAATGGTTGGCGACGAGATGGGCCGGAGCGTTCTTGTAGCGGTCGACCGCAATCACTTCGATCCCTAGGCGCTGCGCTTCGATCGCGACCTCTTTGCCGAGTTCGCCGGAGCCTAACAACATGATTTTTTTGGAATTGCTTTTGAGAGGTGCGCTAAAGAGCATGGTAGAGCCTTGTGCAAAAAATTATTGCCTAAGTGTAACACAGGGTTTTTAAAGGGGGGGTTATAAAAGGTCGAAGAGGTGTAACCCAAGCGCCGAAGCGCTTGAAATTACAGGCGAGATTCGTAACGTCTCATCATGTAGAGACGTTTCAGCATCTTTTTGCGAGCGCTGATTTTGAACTGCTTGCGCTTTTCCGTCTCGGTAACGTGGTTACGGCGAGCGCGGGCTTCAGTAACAATCAGATTACGATCTGTTTGTTTTTTGAAACGGCGGTAAGCTGCATCAAAGTTATCATCTTGGCGAAGAATGATACCAGGCATGCAATCACCCACTTTCTATTTAAAATTTTTGAACCCGAATTCTACCATAATTTTCAAAAAATAAGGAGTTTTTCAGTCAACCCTGAGCTATGATAGATTCAGATGTAAACTTTGATACGGAGCACGAATGACGCAGCGTACCCAGTTGATGGCACTTATTTTTGCCGGAATGATGATCCCCCCGGCGGTTTGGATCGCTCTTTTGGCTTTTGCGGAGCTTTTCAGTGCCGCAGAACTGCTCGACATCCTCTTTTCTCTTCCGATGATTCTCTACATGGCAGTTGCCACAACGGCGATGATCTTGGGGTTTCGGCACTCCCTGGGATCGATCGAAACCCTGATGGGAAATCCCTCCGCGCATGCCGAAGCAGCGACACTCATCGCCAAACTTCCCTATCGCTTTTTAATCGGGCAGCTCCTCTACACAGGGATTGGCCCCGCAATCGTGCTGTGGGGCAAGCCTTTTATCGCTCCGGAGCGTTTCATCCTCGCCGAACTCGCCGTGCTTCCCCTGCTGCTCCTTTTTATTATCCCGGTTTTCATTCTTTTCGTCATTCGGCTTGAAGAGTGGGTTGCTGCGGTTCCGCTCGACGAACGCCGAGCGTTTTTATCTTTCGGCCAAAAGATGGTTCTGGCGGTGTTTACGACCATCGTCGGGAACATCGCGCTGCTGGTTTTACTCAATGCGATTCTCCTCTTCTCGTCGCCCAATCTGTCCCTGAACACCCTGTTGACCAAAAACATCGTGGTGGCATTGATCGGGACGGCCGTATCGGCGGTCAACGTCGCACTCCTCGTCTCGCAGGTGAGCCGACCCGTCAAAACCCTCACCGACGGGCTGAAAACTGATCTTTTCAATCTGACGAAGCGGTTCAGGGGCAGCACGCGCGACGAAACTGGGACCATGATGTTCAATCTCAACCATTTCATCGCGGAAATCGAACGCTCGATCGCCCATTCCAAGGAGATCGCCTCCGCCAATCTCGGCGCAGCGCGCGAACTCAATTCGATCAACACCGACCTAACCCGACGGGTCTACGACAGCCGTGTGATCACCGGCACCTCATCGGAAAAAGCGCGTTCGGTGCAGCGCATCGTGGATGAAGGGGTCGAAAACTTCGCCCACGCCTCCGAGTCGATGACACAGGCACTCGCCAAACTTCTCCACGGGCGGCAGGAACTTTCCGTATTGCTCGACACCATCTCGCACAGCACCGAGCTCGAAGCTGCCCTCCGTTCCAAACTCGACCAGCTCAACGGCGAAGCGTCGCAGGTCCAAAAAATCCTCTCCGTCATCGGCGACATCGCCGACCAAACCAATCTGCTCGCGCTGAATGCCGCAATCGAAGCGGCACGCGCCGGGGAACACGGCCGTGGATTCGCCGTCGTCGCCGACGAAGTGCGCCAGCTGGCCGAAAAAACGCAACACAGCCTGGTCGAGATCAACACTACCATCAACGTTATCGTCCAAAGTATCTCGGACGCTACCAAACAGATGCACCGCAACACGCAAGCGATGCACAACCTCACCGCCATCTCCGAGCGGGTCGACCGGGACATCGACGAGAGCGTCGGGGCAATGGAAAAAACCAATACCCTCACCGCCCAAAGCGTCGAAAATTCCCGTACCATCGCCGAACACATCGAATCGATGCTCGCGCAGATGGAATCGCTGGCATCCCTTTCGACGGCCAACGACGCGTCAATGAAAGAACTCTGCGAGATCGTCGGCTCGATCGCGTCCTCCGCTGATGCCCTCTTCACGCAGCTGGGGCAGTTCAAAACCGCCTGAGCGGGCGAGCGGTAAAACAAAAGGAGGGTTTGGATAAAATAGCCCCATGATTGCCCAAGATTCCATCGACGCCCTCAAAGCGCGGCTCGACATCGTCGACGTCGTCGGTTCCTATGTCGAACTCAAACGTGCGGGTTCAAGCTTCAAAGCCCCCTGCCCGTTTCACGAGGAAAAGTCCCCCAGCTTCGTCGTCAACCCCGCACGGGGAAGCTATCACTGCTTCGGCTGCGGGGTGCACGGCGACGCGATCAAATTCGTCATGGAATACGACAAACTCAGCTACCCCGAAGCGATCGAGAAACTCGCCGCTTCGATCAATTTCACCCTCCATTACGAAGGGGGCGGCTCTCAGAAAAAACGTTCCAACCTCCTCGAAACCCTCAACGAATGGTATCAGAAGCTCCTCGAACAAAACCGCATCGCCCAGGAATATCTGCACGAACGGGGGATCTACAGCTCCAGCATCGAGCGCTTCGGGATCGGTTACGCCCCGGCCTCTTTCGAGACGATCCGTTTCATGGAACAGCGCAAACTCAACACGGCCGATGGGATCGAACTCGGTGCGCTGGGAAGAGGGGAAGACGGACGGCTGTTCGCCCGCTTCATCGAACGGATCACGTTCCCTATCTACGCTCCAAGCGGAGCGCTGGTAGGGTTTGGGGGAAGAACCATCACCGGCCATCAGGCCAAATACGTCAATTCCCCCCAGACGAACCTGTTCAACAAATCCCGCCTTCTCTACGCCTACCATCTCGCGCGGGACACCGTCTTCCGCCGCCGTGAGATCATCGTGACCGAGGGATACCTGGATGTCGTGATGCTTCATCAGGCGGGTTTTACGCAGGCGGTCGCGACGCTGGGAACGGCGCTGACCGCGGAGCACCTCCCGCTGCTGCGCAAGGGGGAACCCAAAGTGCTGCTCGCCTACGACGGCGACAAAGCGGGGCGCGCCGCGGCCCTCAAAGCCTCCAAGCTCCTGAGTGCGGGCGGGTTTGACGGCGGGGTCGTACTGTTCGAGGGGGGGCTGGATCCCGCCGACATGGTCAAAAACGGCGAGATCGAGGCGCTCGGAGGACTGTTGCGCCGTCCGATCCCTTTTATCGAATTCGTCGTCACCGAAATGATCAACGCCTACGATCTGCGCGATCCCAAAGCCAAAGAGGGGGCGCTGCACGAATCGGTCGCTTTTCTCAAAACGCTCTCCCCCCTGTTGCAGGAAGAGTACCGCCCTTTCGTCGCATCCCGCCTCGGGGTCTCCCCCTCGCTGATCCGGATCGGTCAGGGGAAAAACGCGGCGCAGAAGCCGATCAATTTTTCGCACCACGACGTGTGGGAACTCAGCCTTATCAAAACGGTGCTGGAACGTCCCCACATTATCGACGCACTGCTCGATTTCGTCGATCCGCGGCTGCTGCAGTACCATGCGGACGAGTTCGAAGCGGCACTGCGCGGAACCGCCGAAGATCCCCGGCTGAGCGCCCTCCTGATGGATGAGCGGATACGGGTGTTCGAAGGGGACGAAGGGCTCAAGCAGGAGCTTATAACGTTCTTAATAACCCATTACAACCGGGAACTCAAAAAAGTCACCACCCAAAATACGGTATCATTCGACCAAAAATCGTACTTGATACGCCAGTACCGGGACAAAATCGAGCGCCTCAAACGGGGCGAACTCGTTCCGTTAGGATAAAGGGACACCATCATGAAAGCAATCGCCCTCTTCAGCGGCGGCCTCGATTCGACGCTCGCAATGAAGCTGATCATCGATCAGGGGATCGAAGTGATCGCCTGCAACATCAATACCGGCTTCGGATCGACCAAAGACCGTCTTGCACACATGCAGAACATGTGCGCGCAGGTCGGGGCCGAATTTCGGAGCGTTGACATCCGCGACGAGTACCTGCGCGAAGTTCTGTTCACCCCAAGGCACGGCTACGGCAAGCATTTCAACCCGTGCATCGACTGCCATGCCAAAATGTTCGAAGTCGCCAAACGTCTGATGGGGGAGTGGGGTGCGAGCTTCCTGATCAGCGGCGAAGTACTCGGACAACGACCGATGAGCCAGAATAAGGAAGCGCTGGCCATCGTCCTCAACCAAAGCAACTGCGAAGGGCTGTTGTTGCGTCCGATGTCGGCCAAAGCGCTGGAACCCACGATTCCGGAATTGGAAGGATGGGTCGATCGCGAAAAGCTCGAGGGGATCGTCGGGCGCAACCGCGACCGGCAGATGGAGCTGGCCGAAACGTTCGGACTCAAAGATTACGAATCTCCCGGCGGCGGATGTCTCCTGACCGATGAGCATTTTGCCCGCAAAATCCGCGATTTCATTGCCCATGACACATTCAGCGTCGACGACATCCCGACGCTGAAATACGGACGCCAGCTGCGGCTTCCCGAGGGGGCGAAATTCATCATCGGGCGTCATGCCGAAGACAATGCCGTACTCGAGGAGATCGAAAACCCCAAATACCTCCACGTCACGACCGATCTGATCGGCCCGCACGCCCTCCTTTCGAAAAACGCGAGCGACCGCGACCGCGACCTGGCGGCAAAACTGATGCTGGCCTACTGCAAAGCGGGATTCGAAGGGGAACAGACGCTCCGTTTCGGGGATGAAGAAGTGAGGGCTCTTAACACCCTGACGCGCAACGATGCGCAGAAGTATATGATTTGAGGATTTGCAAGTTTTGATACGCGCACGCTTCACCCAAGGGCAGTGCCCTCGGCGGGAAGCGTGCGCGCTTTGATTATTTAACGACTTTACAGCCGTAACCCGCCTGCTTGATCGCGTCGCACATCGCTTCAGGCTTCGTCCCCTCGGCCGCTTTGACCTCCGCGCGCCCCTCTTTGAGATAAACGCTGCTCTCTTTCACCCCTTTGACCTCGGAGAGGGATTCTTTGACGTTTTTGACGCACGCGGGACACGTCATGCCGCTCACATTCAGCTTGACCGTCTGATCGGCGCCGGCAACCGCCACGAGCGCGGCAAGGGAGAGAAGAACTTTTTTCATCGTTTATCCTTTTAGTGTTTTCGTGCTATTGTTTCATAGAACTGTTAAATTTTCGTTAAGTGTTAACACTGTTGTAACGAAAATCATTTAGTATACTGATATTTTTTAAAAGGGTGTCTTATGAACGGTATCGAGTGGTGGCTCATCGTCTCAATCGCTTTTGCCGGAAGTTTCGGCCATTGCATCGGGATGTGCGGCGGCTTTATCGTCGCCTACAGCTCAACCAAGATCGATGCGTCGATGTCGCGTACCGCCCAACTGCTCCGTCACGGTGCCTATAACGTCGGTCGGGTCAGTTCCTACGTCATACTCGGGATGGTTTTCGGCGCGATCGGCTCTTTGCTTACCTTTACGATGGAGATGCACGGGGCGCTATTCATGTTCGCGGGGGCGGTCATGGTCATTACCGCGCTGGGGATGTTCGGCGTCTCGTCGCTGATCCACGCCCTTGAGCGGGGATTCTCCTCCAATGCCCTTTTCAAGACCCTCTTTTCCCGCCTCATCAAAAGCAAAAGTATCGGCAGTTTTTTCGCCCTGGGGGTGATGAACGGCTTTTTCCCCTGCGGATTCGTTTTCTTTTTTGCGGCCAAAGCGGCCGCATCCGCCTCGGTCCTGGACGGCGGGCTCATCATGGCGGCGTTCGGCCTCGCCACCGTTCCCACCCTGCTTGCGCTCGGGCAGTCGGTCAGTTTCTTCAAAGAGATCGCGTTTCGTCAGACCATGAACCGTATCGCCGCGTCGGCCATCCTCATCTACGGTCTTTACAGCATCTATTACGGGCTGGCCTATTTTTTCGATTTGCCGCTGTAACCCCAAACTTACGTTATACTGTTTCGAGATTTTGTGCAAGGAGTCAGTATGGCGGGAGTGATGTTTGCGTTTTATGATTTTACGGCGCTGGTGGAGCTCAATATCGGGCTTGCCGACAGGCTCAACGAAAACCGCTCGGAAAGTTTTGCGGTGATGTTGTTCGATTTTTCAGACGTTCTCCCCGAATCGGTCGAGCCGACGCTGGGGACGCTGCTTCGGACCTCCGATTCGCTCGTCCATTACGACCACCACTACTTCGTGGTCATGCCCTACACTGACCGTTACGGGACCGGCATCGTCAAGAAGATGGTGAACGAGCGGTTCGCGACCACGGTTCCCTCGGCGGCGGTATGCTATCCGGCCGACGGAGAGACCCCTCTTGAATTGCTCGAAAAGCTTCATGCGGCAGCGAAAAACGAACTGGGAATCGATCTGGACTGTCTTTACAGCGCCCTCAACAAAGAGCCTTAACGGCTCTGCATCGCCACAGGCTTGAAGGTGTGGTAGGGAGAAGTTTTGTAATATTCGATCGCTTCGTGGATGTCGCTTTTGCGGGCAAGGTTGCGATCGTACACTACGACGGTCGGACGCACGGCCGGGGCGGAAACCGTTTTGGGCGCTTCCTGGACGGCTACCGGGTGGGGTGCCGCTGCCGGAGCGGCTACGACCGTTTCTTTCGGTTTTTCGACCGCTGCGGGAGCCGTCGGATGGGCCGCTACCGCTACGTTCTCTTTGGCGGGCGCTGAAGCGTCTTTTTCGGTTTTTGCCGCGGTCGCGTTTTCGCACGATTTGGGTACGTTCCGCTCGATCGGACGAACAAACGCATCTTTGGCGATCGATTTGGCTTTCACCAGATCGGCGCGCGCTTTTTTGACGCTGTCGTAGCGCCCGACCGTAACCACGTTACAGCTCCCCTCTTTTTTCTTTGTGCTTTGCAAAGCACTTTTTTGTACTTTCTTTTCAAAAGCGGGAGTGATGGAAGCTTCTTTTTTGGCGCTGATCGTCTGGATCGTATACTCCTGTGCGTTCAACGCTACGCCTGTGACACCGAGGATGATTGTAAGGGCTAACTTTTTCATACCGCTTATATCGGCACAACGCATTCAAAACTTTACACGTTCGACCCTTTTTGGGTCCCCTATTGACATTTTAGGATGCACACCCTATAATTTCCGTTCCAAAACTTATGGGCCCTTAGCTCAGCTGGGAGAGCGCGTCGCTGGCAGCGACGAGGTCAGCGGTTCGATCCCGCTAGGGTCCACCATCTTCTTTTGCTAAATCATCATCCGATATTTTATTATTTCACCCACGATAACGTACAACCGCTTTGCGCACCTCTTCGGCCGCTACGACCAGCGGAACAATCATCGCCACCGCGATCCAGTAGGCCGGTTCAAACGGTGCCGTTGCAAACACTCCCGAAATGCCGGGCATCCAGACGATAGCCCCCAGAATAACCAATTCCGAAGCAACCCCTCCCCAGTAATACGGGTTGCTTCTCCACCCTACGCTGAGCAGGGAGTCGCGTTCGCTGCGGCAGGAGAGGCCGTTGCCGATCTGGGCGAAGACGATTGCGGCAAACGTCAGCGTCGTCGCCTGCAAATAGAGCGGGTCATTCCACGCAAGATGCTCTCCCCACTCCCAGCCGTGGGCATAAAGATAGCCGAAGAAAAACCCCATGGAGACAGCCGATCCCAACACTCCCAGAAAACCGAATGCCCGGAGGTAAACCCCCGGGGTCAGAATCGGTTCTTTGCGGCTACGGGGCCCTTTGCGCATCAGCGTTTTGTGCGGCGGCTCGGCGCCCAATGCCAACCCCGGCATAATATCGGTTCCAAGGTCGATCGCCAGCACCAGCGCAACGGGGAGCGCCAACGGAACTCCCATCCAGAAATAGAGGATGTAGGGGACCGCTTCGGGAAGGTTGCTGGCGAGCATGTAGGTAATGAAGCGGCGGATATTTTCGTAAACCGCCCGCCCCTCTTCGATCCCTTTGACGATCGTCGCAAAATGATCGTCCACCAGTACGGCATCGGCACTTTGCTTGGCGACGTCGGTCCCCGATCCCATCGCGATGCCGACATCGGCTTTTTTGAGTGCGGGGGCGTCGTTGACGCCGTCTCCCGTCACCGCAACCGTCTCCCCCATCTCTTTGAGCAGGGTGACGATGCGGAGTTTCTGTTCGGGGGAGACGCGCGCGAACACCCGGTTTTTTTTCAACAACCGTTTGAGCCCCTCCGGGGGGATTGATTCGATCTGTTCGGCGCTCAGCACGTCCTGTGCCGAATCGACAATTCCCGCCTGAACCCCGATGGAACCCGCCGTGATCGGATGGTCTCCCGTGATCATCAACAACCGGATTCCGGCCCTGCGGCATTTGGCGACCGCTTCGGTAATGTCCTCCCGAAGCGGATCTATCAGGGGGATGAAAGCAATAAACGAAAGTCCCCTTTCAGCTTCTTCCCGAGAAAGAGGGCGTATCGGGGAGTATTTTCGGGCAAGGGCGATCACCCGGTACCCCAAAGAGGCAAGCCCGTCATGCTCGGCGCTCAACCTCTCCTTTAACACACCATCAAGCGCGGTTCCCCGGATGTCGGTATCGCACAGCGCGATGATGATTTCGGGAGCCCCTTTGACAAAAACGTCAAATCCACTCGCGGTTTGATGGAGCGTCCCCATCCGTTTGAGATGATAGTCGAAAGGGTATTCGACCAGCAGCGGTTTGGCTGAGCGGCGCTCCCCGATATCGCCGTAACCCTCCGCATAGCGCAGCAGCGCCAGATCGACGGGGTCTCCACGATCCCCGTCGGCGCGGTTGCACAGCACGATCACTTCAAGCATCTCTTCCGAGGGGGGTTCTGCAGAAGCGACCACTTCCATCGTATTACGGGTGATCGTTCCGGTTTTATCGGTCGCGATCACGGTCACCGCCCCGAGATTTTCAATCACCGAAAGGGTGTTGACCAAAAACCCTTTGGAGGCCATTCTCTGCGCCGCGAAAGCCAGGGCAAGAGTGACAGTCGGGAGGAGCCCCTCGGGAATCATCGCGACGAGAACCCCCAGCGCGAACAAAAACGATTTCCACAGTTCAAACCCTTCCATCCCGGCAATGACGATAAAACTTCCCGCTATGGCAAAAGAGACCGCGGCAATCACTTTGGAAATATGGGAAATCTCTTTTTGAAGATGCCCGATCCCCGAATCGACCTCCTGGGTCATCATGGCGATTTTCCCGTAGCGGGTCTCTTTTCCGACCGCGTAGACGACCCCCATAGCCTCACCTTTGATGACGAATGTCCCCGAATAGAGGGTATGGCGGGGGTGACCTGTTTCGACCGCGTCGGCGGAAACCGGAACGCTTTCTCCGGTAAG from Campylobacterota bacterium harbors:
- the dnaG gene encoding DNA primase codes for the protein MIAQDSIDALKARLDIVDVVGSYVELKRAGSSFKAPCPFHEEKSPSFVVNPARGSYHCFGCGVHGDAIKFVMEYDKLSYPEAIEKLAASINFTLHYEGGGSQKKRSNLLETLNEWYQKLLEQNRIAQEYLHERGIYSSSIERFGIGYAPASFETIRFMEQRKLNTADGIELGALGRGEDGRLFARFIERITFPIYAPSGALVGFGGRTITGHQAKYVNSPQTNLFNKSRLLYAYHLARDTVFRRREIIVTEGYLDVVMLHQAGFTQAVATLGTALTAEHLPLLRKGEPKVLLAYDGDKAGRAAALKASKLLSAGGFDGGVVLFEGGLDPADMVKNGEIEALGGLLRRPIPFIEFVVTEMINAYDLRDPKAKEGALHESVAFLKTLSPLLQEEYRPFVASRLGVSPSLIRIGQGKNAAQKPINFSHHDVWELSLIKTVLERPHIIDALLDFVDPRLLQYHADEFEAALRGTAEDPRLSALLMDERIRVFEGDEGLKQELITFLITHYNRELKKVTTQNTVSFDQKSYLIRQYRDKIERLKRGELVPLG
- a CDS encoding argininosuccinate synthase domain-containing protein, with translation MKAIALFSGGLDSTLAMKLIIDQGIEVIACNINTGFGSTKDRLAHMQNMCAQVGAEFRSVDIRDEYLREVLFTPRHGYGKHFNPCIDCHAKMFEVAKRLMGEWGASFLISGEVLGQRPMSQNKEALAIVLNQSNCEGLLLRPMSAKALEPTIPELEGWVDREKLEGIVGRNRDRQMELAETFGLKDYESPGGGCLLTDEHFARKIRDFIAHDTFSVDDIPTLKYGRQLRLPEGAKFIIGRHAEDNAVLEEIENPKYLHVTTDLIGPHALLSKNASDRDRDLAAKLMLAYCKAGFEGEQTLRFGDEEVRALNTLTRNDAQKYMI
- a CDS encoding cation transporter, coding for MKKVLLSLAALVAVAGADQTVKLNVSGMTCPACVKNVKESLSEVKGVKESSVYLKEGRAEVKAAEGTKPEAMCDAIKQAGYGCKVVK
- a CDS encoding sulfite exporter TauE/SafE family protein translates to MNGIEWWLIVSIAFAGSFGHCIGMCGGFIVAYSSTKIDASMSRTAQLLRHGAYNVGRVSSYVILGMVFGAIGSLLTFTMEMHGALFMFAGAVMVITALGMFGVSSLIHALERGFSSNALFKTLFSRLIKSKSIGSFFALGVMNGFFPCGFVFFFAAKAAASASVLDGGLIMAAFGLATVPTLLALGQSVSFFKEIAFRQTMNRIAASAILIYGLYSIYYGLAYFFDLPL
- a CDS encoding cation-transporting P-type ATPase is translated as MKTLRRSEILSVLETGEEGLSEAEAAIRLAEYGPNLLPRIKPRSAVRKLLDQFTHFFALLLWTAAGISFLSAALDPSSGIEAIGWAILAVIVLNGLGGFYQEYRTERSLEALRNILPQRVNVRREGKRRTIPSEQLVIGDVVLVGEGDKVPADLYILSAFDVWVNESTLTGESVPVSADAVETGHPRHTLYSGTFVIKGEAMGVVYAVGKETRYGKIAMMTQEVDSGIGHLQKEISHISKVIAAVSFAIAGSFIVIAGMEGFELWKSFLFALGVLVAMIPEGLLPTVTLALAFAAQRMASKGFLVNTLSVIENLGAVTVIATDKTGTITRNTMEVVASAEPPSEEMLEVIVLCNRADGDRGDPVDLALLRYAEGYGDIGERRSAKPLLVEYPFDYHLKRMGTLHQTASGFDVFVKGAPEIIIALCDTDIRGTALDGVLKERLSAEHDGLASLGYRVIALARKYSPIRPLSREEAERGLSFIAFIPLIDPLREDITEAVAKCRRAGIRLLMITGDHPITAGSIGVQAGIVDSAQDVLSAEQIESIPPEGLKRLLKKNRVFARVSPEQKLRIVTLLKEMGETVAVTGDGVNDAPALKKADVGIAMGSGTDVAKQSADAVLVDDHFATIVKGIEEGRAVYENIRRFITYMLASNLPEAVPYILYFWMGVPLALPVALVLAIDLGTDIMPGLALGAEPPHKTLMRKGPRSRKEPILTPGVYLRAFGFLGVLGSAVSMGFFFGYLYAHGWEWGEHLAWNDPLYLQATTLTFAAIVFAQIGNGLSCRSERDSLLSVGWRSNPYYWGGVASELVILGAIVWMPGISGVFATAPFEPAYWIAVAMIVPLVVAAEEVRKAVVRYRG